Genomic segment of Limnochordia bacterium:
GGCATTTACTTTAACACTCCACTTATGCAAAACCTACTCCCGCGTATGGTTGCTGTCTAGAGAAACTTGCTAATCTTGGTCTTAATCCGGCACAAAGCATTATCCACTGACTTAGTATGTGTATCTAGCCTCAGCGCCATTTCCTTATATGACAACCCATTTATATACAACCTAAAGACCTTAAACTCAAAATCGCTCAGTACCTTCTTGATGTGTTCTTGAGTTTGCTTCAGCCGTTCGCGGTCAATAACCAGATCTTCGGGGTTGTCCACCTGCGAATTAGAAAGTACCTCCATTAAGGTACGGTCTCCTTCTAAATCATAAATCGGCTTGTGCAATGAAGTGTAACAGTTGAGTGGAATATGTTTCTGACGTGTTGTCCCTTTAATAGCACTAATAATGTTTCGCGTAATACATAACTTAGCAAAAGACCAGAATGACGAGGTGCCAGGAGTAAAATCCCTGATCGCCTTATATAACCCAATCATGCCTTCCTGGAGAAGATCATCGTCCTCAGCCCCTTGTAGAAAATAAGGGCGAGTCCAAATATAGACTAACTTTTGATATTTCATTAGCAGGTAATCAACTGCTTCATCGCAACCTTGCTGGGCCAGGTGAACAACCTCTTCATCTGATTGCTGACTAAAGTCTACCTCGGCATGCCATCGATGAGGTTCTGCCAATGCAGGACTCATATCACTCACATTTACTCACTCCCCAACCCAATAATAAAAAACAACAACCATCTAGTCCTTCCCGGCTCGACAGGAAATGCATAGAGCGGATAGAGACATCACTCACCTGAATGCCTCTAAGCTATCCGGGAACTGCAGGGCTCATATAAAAAGACGAAGGATATACATATATGGAATAGGAAGAGCCTTGAACTACAATTAATTGTAGCAAACTGCGGTGATGAAAGTCAAGCGTAACCGACGGGCCGGAATTATTACCCATCTTTTACACCGTATAAACCAAGCTCGGTGGGAACCCGTCGGTATACAAACAACTAGGCAGATGTCTCGGATAGTTTTCCCGCGATGGCCGCCAGTGTTAGCTGCCAGTGCGCCAAGGACGTTCCCCCCTGGAAGTAGACCACATAAGGCGGACGCACGGGTCCGTCAGCGGACAATTCACTAGAAGACCCTTGGATGAAACTTCCTGAAGCCATGAGAACGGCATCATCGTACCCTGGGAGCACCGATGCTTCCAGCTGGAAATGATGATCTACGGCCCCACTTTCCTGAACGGCCTGACACACCAGCTTCTGGGTAGCCGGATCCCCACACACCACAGCCTGTACAACGTCTCCGCGCAAATCATCCACCCCAGGATACACCTCAAAGCCAAGCCTGCGGAAAAAGGAGCCAATCAAGGTTACACCACACAAGGCCTCAGCCACCAGATGCGGTGCAAGCCAAAGTCCTTGAAAAAGCAACCGATTTAACCCATAGCTTGGTCCTAGACGATTACCAAGTCCCGGCGCTGTGAGATGCTCCGCTACTTGTTCAACTAATTCACCCTTGCCCACGACGTAACCCCCCCCAGGTGCAATAGTACCCCCTGGGTTCTTAATAAGCGAACCGGCCATGAGATCAACACCCACATCTGTAGGTTCTCTCTCCTCCACAAACTCCCCATAGCAGTTGTCCACAAAGATAATCGACTCTGGGAATCTCTCCTTTAAGTGCACAACGGCGGTCTGGATCTGTGGCACGGTCAGGGCTGGTCGCAGACTATACCCTCTGGATCTTTGAAGTAGGATCATCCTTGGAACAACTGACACTTTCCCCAGGTCCCTAGGGCTAAACTGTCCCTCTGGGAAAAGATTAATCTCTTGGTATCTAACCTGCCACTTCTCTAGCGAATTCGGCGAATCACCTTTTTGCCCGATCACCATCTGCAAAGTATCATAGGGAGCTCCCGTAACGCTTAATAGCAGATCCTGCGGCTTTAGAAGACCGAACAGGCAACAAGTAATGGCTTGAGTTCCTGAGGTAATCTGGGGCCTAACTAGGGCCTCCTCCGTATTGAAAATCTCAGAGTAAACCTCTTCTAATGCTTCCCGCCCCACATCACCATATCCGTAGCCGGTACTCCCCGAGAAGTAGTAGTCGGTTACTCGTGCTTTATGAAACGCGGAGAGCACCTTCGCTTGATTCTTAAGCTCTGTTTGTCGTATCTGTTCCATTTGTGCCGCTATTTCGGCCATGGACTCGGCCAATAGCTCATGCCAATCCTGCATAATCATTCCTCTTCTAGTTTCTTGCGTGCAGCTGTAAACACCGACTTAGGAGATATAGACTCTCCTCCGAGTTTCTTCACTTGGTCCTGACCCAAAGTCTTCTCAGAATGAACGTACAACCGCCATTTACCACTATCCGTTGGCATTACTTCGGTCTCTCCAGTAATCTTCATTTCATGCCAAAGAAGCGACACAGCCTTCGTCACTTCATCCTTTGATTCATACTCTAAAGCAAAGGACATCATCAAGAACCGCCCTCCTCTATTCGCTATGGTTGTTTAATGCACTTCTTAGCTTCTTAATGAAGCCTTCCACTGCAGTGCATGAATCCCTACCCGCTTCTTGGATTAGCTTGGCCAAAGCACTACCCACAATGACTCCATCGGCGATTCCTGCTACTTCAGCAGCTTGTTCGGCCGATGAAACCCCAAAACCAACTGCCACCGGCAAGTCGACGTTCTCCTTGATCCTGTTAACTAGTTCAACCAAATCAGCCGGAAGCTGCTCCCGGGGACCGGTTACCCCAGTTAAGGATACCGCATAGACAAAACCCTTAGAACGTTCCCCGATGGCCTTAATCCTCTCGGCCGGTGTATTGGGAGCAACCAAGTAAACAAGGTCAATACCGGCCTTGCTTGCCTTCTCCTCTAGGCACGCCGCTTCTTCATAGGGAAGATCCGGAACGATTAATCCTGCAACCCCCGCCTGACTAGCAGCCTCCACGAAACGGTCCTCTCCCCAACAGTATACCAGGTTATAGTAGACCATGAAAACTAGTTCCGTGGATAGCTCCTCTTTCCTGATCTGTCTTGCGGCACATCCTACCATGTCCATGATCTTGGCAATAGTAGCGCCGCCTTTTAGGGATTCAACGGCGGCCATCTGCAGAATTGGTCCGTCAGCTAAGGGATCGGAAAAGGGAATACCGATCTCAATAATATCCGCTCCATTACGGGCTGCAGTTAGGATCAACTCCTTACTAGTGGCCAGATCCGGGTAACCTGCTGTCAGATAGGGCATTAAAGTACTCCTATGTCTAAATTGTTTTTGCAGTCTACTCACGTCCTGCTCCCCCGTTTCTATGAATCTCGTGAATTTGCATGACGTCCTTATCCCCTCTCCCCGACAGATTAATTACAACAATCTGGTCCGCGGAAAAGGCCGAGGCCATCTTCTGGACATAGGCTACTGCGTGGGCACTCTCCAATGCAGGAATGATGCCCTCTGCCCTACATAAGAGATCGAAAGCCTCAAGAGCTTCGTCGTCCGTTACTGGATAGTATTCAGCTCGCTTTTGATCCGCAAGGTAGCTATGCTCCGGGCCAACACCGGGATAGTCTAATCCGGCGGATATGGAATAAACAGGAGTGATTTGGCCATCTTCATCGTGCATTAGATAGCTAAAGGCACCATGAAGTACACCCTTTGTGCCCTTGGCAATACATGCAGCATGCTGATCTGTGTCAAGGCCAAGCCCACCGGCCTCCACACCGACTAAGCGAACGGAAGGATCTCCTACGAAGGCGTGAAATATTCCCATGGCATTGCTTCCGCCGCCGACAGCAGCAACGATACAATCCGGTAGGCGACCTTCGTGATGCAAAATCTGCTCCTTTGTCTCCTTACCAATGACAGCTTGAAAATCACGCACAATAACCGGATATGGGTGGGGACCAACGACGGAACCGATCAAGTAATAAGAATCCTCAACGTTAGAAACCCAGTACCTTATGGCCTCGTTGCACGCATCCTTCAATGTGCCGGTACCCGATGTCACAGATTCAACCCGTGCCCCCAAAAGTTCCATGCGAAAGACATTTAGCGACTGACGTCTAATGTCTTCCTCTCCCATGAATACCACACACTCCATGCCAAACATGGCCGCTGCCGTAGCAGTAGCTACTCCATGTTGCCCGGCACCGGTCTCGGCAATCACCTTACGCTTACCCATCCTCTTTGCCAAAAGAATCTGCCCAAGGGTGTTATTGATTTTATGGGCACCGGTATGATTGAGATCCTCCCGTTTCAGATAGACCTTCGGTCCTCCAAGAACACGGGTAAGCTGCTCTGCAAAATATAAAGGAGTAGGACGTCCTGAATACTCCGTCAAGTACCAATTCAACTCATCCCAAAATGTAGGGTCACCCTTGGCAGCCCGATAGGCCTCCACAAGTTCATCAAGGGCGGGTATAAGTGTCTCAGGTACATACCTGCCTCCATACGGGCCAAAATGACCATTTCCTTCAGGTACTGTCATTGCTATTCCTCACCTTCTTCAAGAACTCACGTACTTTACTGTAATCCTTTTTCCCCGGATAAGCCTCAACACCGCTACACACATCAATGCCAACTGGTCTTACTTTTTTGATTCCTTGGCAGACATTCTCCGGGGTTAACCCGCCTGCCAGAATTACAGGAACCCTACAGGCCATCTTGCGAGCAAGGTTCCAATCGCATGTAACGCCTGTCCCACCTACCACACCATCTACACAGCTATCTACTAGAAATGCATCGGCCGGATAGCGTTCAATCCCGTCCAGCATATCATTATCAGTTAGATGAAGAACCTTAATCACTCGATGGTACCGAGTTAAAGCATAACATTCCGTAGGATTATAGTACCCGTGAAGCTGGACCACATCCAATCGAACTTTGCCTGCGATATCAACGATATCATTAAATGAATGATCTACGAAGACACCTACTATCTTAGTAAACACAGGCAAGGCCGAAGTAATCTCACAAGCTGTTTCCACGGATATAGCCCTTGGACTTCGTGGAGCAAAAATGAGTCCAAGGGCATTTGCGCCAAGCTCCACTGCATTAAGGGCGTCATCTTTATTAGTTATACCGCAAATCTTCACCTGAATCAACCGGACCCACCACCTAAGCCAGTGATAGAAGCTTCTGCAACATCTGCGAAGGGTAACTATCACTGCATAGTGCTTCTCCAATAAGGATTCCATCGACTCCACAGTCTTTGATCTTCCTGATATCCTCACCAGTTCTAATCCCACTCTCACTGATCACCACACATCCAGAAGGGATAAGTGGGCGGAGCCTTAAGGTCACATCAAGACTCACTGTGAAGTCTGCTAGATTACGATTGTTGATACCAATCATCTGAGCCCCTGCTTCCAATGCCTGATAGACTTCCTCTTCATTGTGAACCTCAACAAGGCATTCCAGACCCAAACTAGAGGAA
This window contains:
- a CDS encoding methionine gamma-lyase family protein codes for the protein MQDWHELLAESMAEIAAQMEQIRQTELKNQAKVLSAFHKARVTDYYFSGSTGYGYGDVGREALEEVYSEIFNTEEALVRPQITSGTQAITCCLFGLLKPQDLLLSVTGAPYDTLQMVIGQKGDSPNSLEKWQVRYQEINLFPEGQFSPRDLGKVSVVPRMILLQRSRGYSLRPALTVPQIQTAVVHLKERFPESIIFVDNCYGEFVEEREPTDVGVDLMAGSLIKNPGGTIAPGGGYVVGKGELVEQVAEHLTAPGLGNRLGPSYGLNRLLFQGLWLAPHLVAEALCGVTLIGSFFRRLGFEVYPGVDDLRGDVVQAVVCGDPATQKLVCQAVQESGAVDHHFQLEASVLPGYDDAVLMASGSFIQGSSSELSADGPVRPPYVVYFQGGTSLAHWQLTLAAIAGKLSETSA
- the sigH gene encoding RNA polymerase sporulation sigma factor SigH codes for the protein MSPALAEPHRWHAEVDFSQQSDEEVVHLAQQGCDEAVDYLLMKYQKLVYIWTRPYFLQGAEDDDLLQEGMIGLYKAIRDFTPGTSSFWSFAKLCITRNIISAIKGTTRQKHIPLNCYTSLHKPIYDLEGDRTLMEVLSNSQVDNPEDLVIDRERLKQTQEHIKKVLSDFEFKVFRLYINGLSYKEMALRLDTHTKSVDNALCRIKTKISKFL
- a CDS encoding phosphoribosylanthranilate isomerase, translating into MKICGITNKDDALNAVELGANALGLIFAPRSPRAISVETACEITSALPVFTKIVGVFVDHSFNDIVDIAGKVRLDVVQLHGYYNPTECYALTRYHRVIKVLHLTDNDMLDGIERYPADAFLVDSCVDGVVGGTGVTCDWNLARKMACRVPVILAGGLTPENVCQGIKKVRPVGIDVCSGVEAYPGKKDYSKVREFLKKVRNSNDST
- the trpB gene encoding tryptophan synthase subunit beta, producing the protein MTVPEGNGHFGPYGGRYVPETLIPALDELVEAYRAAKGDPTFWDELNWYLTEYSGRPTPLYFAEQLTRVLGGPKVYLKREDLNHTGAHKINNTLGQILLAKRMGKRKVIAETGAGQHGVATATAAAMFGMECVVFMGEEDIRRQSLNVFRMELLGARVESVTSGTGTLKDACNEAIRYWVSNVEDSYYLIGSVVGPHPYPVIVRDFQAVIGKETKEQILHHEGRLPDCIVAAVGGGSNAMGIFHAFVGDPSVRLVGVEAGGLGLDTDQHAACIAKGTKGVLHGAFSYLMHDEDGQITPVYSISAGLDYPGVGPEHSYLADQKRAEYYPVTDDEALEAFDLLCRAEGIIPALESAHAVAYVQKMASAFSADQIVVINLSGRGDKDVMQIHEIHRNGGAGRE
- the trpA gene encoding tryptophan synthase subunit alpha, whose amino-acid sequence is MPYLTAGYPDLATSKELILTAARNGADIIEIGIPFSDPLADGPILQMAAVESLKGGATIAKIMDMVGCAARQIRKEELSTELVFMVYYNLVYCWGEDRFVEAASQAGVAGLIVPDLPYEEAACLEEKASKAGIDLVYLVAPNTPAERIKAIGERSKGFVYAVSLTGVTGPREQLPADLVELVNRIKENVDLPVAVGFGVSSAEQAAEVAGIADGVIVGSALAKLIQEAGRDSCTAVEGFIKKLRSALNNHSE